The Malus domestica chromosome 10, GDT2T_hap1 nucleotide sequence ATGAGTGGAAGCAAAGCACAGACAACCAAAGACACATAAGTGAGAATAGTTTGGTGTCTTGTGGAACAATTTTTCATATGGTGTTTTCCCTTGGAGGAGAAGGGTTGGTGTcctattgatgagatatgtcgCAGCAAGAATGGCATCTCCCCAGAAACATTTAGGAAGATAAGCTTGGAAAAGCAACGCTCTAGCCATATTGAGTAAATGCCGATGTTTGCATTCaccaacaccattttgttgaggtgtgTTAACACAACTAGATTGATGGATGATGCCTTTGGAGGCGTAAAAACTTGCAAGTTTAAATTCAGGACCATTATCACTTCGCACGATTTTGACTTTAGCATTGAATTGAGTTTCGACCATATGAATGAATTGGACTAAGAGGGTTCGTGTATCTGACTTATGCTTCATTAAATAAACCCATGTGCTCCTACTATGGTCATCTACTATAGTAAGAAAGTATTTGGCTCCTGAAAGAGACGCAACTTGGTAACCACCCCAAATATCAATATGTATTAACTCAAAACAAGATTGACTATAAATGGAGCTTAATGAGAAAGGTAATCTGGTTTGTTTGGCTAATGGATAAATCAAACAGTTATTGGAAGCACAATGTTTATTAGTGAAAAAGGGAAATAGCGAAGAAGCTGTGGGAGAGGGATGTCCGAGACGTTGATGCCAACAATGTGGAGAAGCAACTTGAACGTGATTGCATGTTCCTTTCTTAGGTGGATCAAGGTAGTATAGCCCCTTCCATTCACTGCCCGTCCCAATCATCTTCCCCGAGCGTAGGTCCTGTATGATACAAAAATGGTTTAGAAATATGGTGATATAGAATGAGTCATATGCTAACTTGCTTATGGATATTAAGTTGAGCTTAAAAAGAGGTACACATAAGACATTGATAAGCATGAAGTGGGGTGAGAAAATTATTTGTCCAATATAGGTAACCTGGGCAAGGGAACCATTTGGTAATTCAACTATATGGTTTGCAACTTCCCTGGAATGGGTGAGAAGATCAGGACTACAAACAATGTGGTATGTGGTATCGCTGTCTAGGATCCAGACATTTTGCTTGCCATTATATGTAAAGGAGAAAGCTTTACCTGAAAGTTCTTCTACATGTGAGGAATTACTGACTTGGTTGGTAAAGGAAGGCTTGTTTTTGTTCAACATGTTGAGAATTTGCTTGCAATCTTCCTGAGAGAAAGGAAAGCTAGACATTACCTCATTTTTGTTATGAGATGTAACCTGATTCCCTTTCGAAGAGAAGGAACGGTTTGACTCAATTTCAGCGGCTGCTTTTCTCTTGCGACAAAAGTTAAAGGTGTGACCTTTCTAGTCACAAAGAGTGCATTTAAGGTGAGCACGACAGTTCTTTGTAACATGATTTGTCTTATTGCACTTTCCACAGCGCGGCCCTCCATCGTCTAATTCAGTGTCGCAGCCAACACCCTTCACAGCAAACACAGCCACTTCTGGTTGGACAGTATGTTTCCCATTCGAGACTTCAGCTTGTTTCTCATGTCGAAGAACAAGTGTATAGGCTTTGTTGACAGTAGGCAGTGGTTCTAACAACAAGGTGCTGCTACGAACTATGGCATACAAATCATTTAAACCCATGAGAAACTTCATCGTTTTCTGAGTTTCAACATACGACGTTATCTCTCTCTTTGTTTCACAACGACATGCAGGGATCGAAACCAATGCATCATGTTCATCCCAAAGACTCTTAAGTTTAGTAAAATAAGAGCTTACTGTCATACTTTTTTGCACACAGTCATGAATTTCGTTCTCTATATGGAAAAGTTGAACAATGTTCACATGAGAAAATCTTTCTTGTAGGTCGAGCCACATCTGCCGTGCATCTTTGCAGTGTATGACACTTCCCGAGATCTCTTTGGACATGGAGCTAAGCAACCATGTTTTCACCAGGTTGTTGCATCAGTTCCATTGTTGAAATTCTTCAATCTGGTCATCGTTTGGTTTCTCGATCGTCCCATTGACGAGGCCTAACTTGTTTTTGACCATCAAAGCCATGGTCATGGATTGGACCCATGTACCATAGTTGTCTTCCACAAGCGGCTGCGGCACATGCACTGCACCAGGTTGATCCGAGTGATGAAGATAGAGTCGATGATTAGGGTTTTCCCACTTTTGATACAAAGTCATGCCTGAAGAGGTCGACTTTTCTGGTTTGTCGCCCATGGCTATGGTTGCTAGGGTTTGTATTTCTTCTTTGATGTATTTCCCAATTCTTTCGCTCTGATACCATCTTAAGAAACTAGATATGTTGTAATTGATTTCTTATTATTCACAGAAACAAGATTACATTCTTATACACACAGTGTATATCACGATCCTAGTTAGTTGCCTATAATCAAAGCTAACTAGAGTTAAATAAGGAAATAAATCACTAATGAACAATTTACAATGGTTGACCTAATCAATCCGGGATATCCTTTTAAcataagtaataatctaatcatcaacatccacatcatttagtttaataaatttaattttaaaaaatttagtttccTTAATAATTACCTTAAATATATTACCGATATGAAAGCGTCGTTGCCTCTCTGTCGTATATTAGTCTTCCGTTCACATAGGTAACACTaataaattaaaaggaaaactaaagaaaagtccaaaaaaactttagttttaatgaaaaatgacaaataaaagtgtagtgaatagtatcatatagtgtttcgttaaaaccctCATTATTAAAATACCTCGCATGCGTGTCCgtaaacaaaatatataatataaaaatgaaGGATGAAGTTTCCCCAAGCCTAGTTGTGTGCGAtctaaaaattagggtttttttttttttgttataaaaaaaataggatTTTATTATAATAATTCAATGTATGAGTACGTATTTGAAAGGTCGGACTAAAACTGTAAAGATACAACCATACAAATCTAACAATAAAAATGTTTCATGCATCTGATACACAACTAAATTAGAATCGTGTCCTCACCCTTTGGCCTTatatatttatgaaattggtaTCAGGTAGATTAACCTACAATTTAAAAACTATATACGTGTTTGTCTGACTAGTTAGCGACACTCGTCAACTAAGATCAGATATGTTAGTCTACTCACAACGGAAGAAGTCAATTTAAAGCTCAGTTTACTAAAGTGTTCCTAGATAACTAAGATCCAGTTCAGTGCTCATTTTAACTTTGACAATCTTATAGTTGCATAGACTTATCTATTTGCAAATAATGATGAACATATATCACAAGCAAAGAGTAAGATAAGTAAACTAGAAAACCGATAAAAACCAACCTCTAGGCTAAAAAATAGGGGACTCTCCATTGAGTCCAATCCATTAGTGAAAACACGCTTCTTACAAAGTAACCACACAAGGTCAATTTCTAGATCCTAATCTATAGAGCAGCTTGTACCTTTGTGAGACCTTACCTTTCACGAGATGGATTCCTTTGGTCTTCACGAAGTGGCAGCTCCTCCTGAGCTCTTTACCTTGTGCACCGAAATCAAATCAACTTATGCAAATGATGTTATGATAAAGTTGATGCAAATTTGGATTCGATGTCTAGTCAATTTCATCAGTCAAACACTTGAAAGATGAAACTGACGTGAATCCAAAAAGAAGACAGTTCAAAGATTTTGAAACTTAGAAAAACTTGTcctaaaacaaagatcaaaatcacaaaaaataatgCTACCCTAATATGCAATGATGTGGGTATTTAGTGCATGAGTGTGAATTTGTGGTTAGCGCTTTCAAGTAAGAACAAAGAGGTAGGTCCAAGCTGAAAACAACCCTTATCAGAAAATATAAATCTCCTAGCCAAGTGAAAATGAAACCCTAGATTAAGCTTTTATAGTGGGCATTGTCTCAGACAAGAAAGGGGACAAGAAACGCCACGTGTTATGAGCTAAAGCAATCTGGAAACATCTTAGACTGAAAAACCATTTTCGAGAAAAATCTATCAGATGACCCATGTGGGTTGTCTTAAAGTGTGTGCCCAGTGAAAGCAACGAGAAGTTTTGACGAGACAGAACCACTAGACAAAATTTACTAGATATAAtggcatgaaatgcatatgaatgaacaaacctttgatgagagAACTTAAGCTCTTGAAATGATATTTCCAACAACATGATCCTAAAAGTAGCATTTCAACCCTAAATCTAACTGGAGTATGTgtggtacaatttaaaatatttgacaaggGAAGCCAAACAATAAAACTAGAATTCACAATCTCCCCATTTGGCTTTCCTTGACAACATAACCCAAACCCTATAACTAAATTCACTCAAATTCACTCAAGAAGACCCAAAGAACGAATCTTGCAAAGAAGTACTCTTGACAAGAACAAGTGAAAAATTATCATGGTTAAAGTAATTGCAAAGAAGTAAATTGTTTAGCATTGTACATGATTGCAACACaacacaaattttcaaattttatttttctccccCATTTTGACATGGCAAAGACAAATGATCTAAAATGAATGATGTGCCAGTTCAactaaacaaaataaatgatatttCAATTAAGCTCATAAAAGAAATGTCCAACCACAAACGAAGTATATAACCAACAACAAAGGCATAACAACAATGAAGTTTAAGCACAAGATACAATTCTCGAtaccaaaataataaaagcaTAAGAGCATGTCAATGTAATCAGTTCAAATCACCCATTTGACAACACAACCAAGAGTAGCACAACCACAtataccaaaataaaaaaaatatatagtttCAAATTACAGCTTTAAGCACAAATGTCTAATAACTTAACAAAAGAAATTGAACTCCCCATAACATGTGCTCTCCTAAAAACCTACACTCACAAACTACACTCCCTCATAAGCTCACTCTCCCAAAATATAGAACTCCTCAAATTGAGTTAATGCATTCCAGTGAAGTGGCGAACCAATAGCCTCGGTTTAGTAaggtcttcttcaagatctttTTCAACTTCATCCTCCTCATCATCGGAGTATGTAAACCTCACATGTTTGGCTAGGTTTAGTATTTCATGAAAAGCAGCCCATTTTCCTTTGGCAACATAGATTGTAGTCATCTTTGCAGCAACATCCTGAGAATGAGCATAGGAGATGGCAGTGTAATAGGACGGTGGAGATGGTGCAATTGGAGGTTGAGGAGCAACTGTGGGGGTTGAAGAAATCACTAAATGTTTAAGAGTCAATTTAAAAGGATGTAGAGAAGACTCATGTACAAATGAGGTGGATTTGGGAAAGAATGACTCAATGACAATGCAGGagcaatgttctaaaaatcagCCTAGGTGGCGTCTAGGCGTTGGGCGGTGGAGCTCCGATCCGATTTAGGCCAAAACATTCGGTTAAGGCGGGGAAGATGTAGGCGGCTTCCTAGGCACTAACTGGGCGCTCTAGGCGGTCTAAGCGGTGCTAGGCGGCACCCTAGGCGTTTTGAATCTCGCTGCAGCTCTTCATCGAATCTGCAACTCTTGATTTTTATCATATCAGCGAAGCCTTATGCAAAATTTCTGCAACTTGCAGTCTGTGCGTGGACGAGGGAAGAGAAAgcatgaagagagagagagagagagagcaattgATTGGTTTTAAGCCTTCTGGATTTCAGCCTGGTTGTGCGATGGAGAAGGAGAAACGAAAGTTTGAGTTCtgcaggaagaagaagaaacaaaataaatttaaaatgaagGTTTCCACTTTCCAAGGGGTCAAAGGCGGTAATAGGACCGGACTCCACCTTGGATTATGTGAGAAACGTGGGGTGGCGGGTTACATAGAGTAATTGATTGGTTTTCAACCACCCACCACTGAGTtgcctattttttatttacttatctacttaaaataatgttttatgAGGATATATAAATAATGTTTTGTTGTATTCTATTTTAAATTACCATATTATCTACTTAAAATActcacatatatatgtatgttcttcttttaaaaaaaacatattactcaataattatatattaaatttaattaaccTACTTTAAAAGAATGATAAATTACCATATTATCTACTTATCCCCTTAATTAACCTTACtcaataattatatattaaatttaattattctatctacattactatatttccttattttcatcctattttgcattttatgtggTTTTAAATTGTCAACTTATTGTACATGTGTCATCCGACAATACTCCTCACTATGGTTATATGACAGACATgcttaatttgtttttaaaatttggacttgttggatacttttgcattttatcattcttttattatcttatccatggatttcatacaagtataattttttgtaagtgtcaatatgcacttatttacaagatatacatgaaatttatctaaatccgcctaggcgcccgcctaggcgctaggctccAGCCCGTCGCCCGACTAGCgcttagcgttttttagaaccttgtgcAGGAGTGGTGTGACTAACATAAGATGAGGAGGCAGTTTGACTCACATAAGATTTAAACTCAACAAACTATTTTTGGAGTGACTTCAGCTTAGATTCTAAGAAggcaatttttctttcttgtgAGACATTTTGTGGTAGAGGAAGGCAAGTTTCACCATGAACAACGGCACGTATCACGTCACTCAGGTTCATGAAGCCTTTGCTTAAATCATTGGTAGATCGCAGACACACATCACTAAGACGAGTGGGGACACCAACATGCTAACACAAGAGTGTAatgagatatggatgaagaATGGAACCCCTTTGTTGTTTTCCAGGACTCTTGGTTTTGGAAAGGATTGATTTAAAAATCAGGTAACCAAAAAGAACATCAAACAAGGTTAAGATGACAAGCAAAATTTTTGTAGATTCTAGAGTAGGATTCCCATTGTTTGAAGAACCTAAGAATCTATAATGGGATGGAGGGATCAATGTAAGCTTCACGATGATAGGCATTCATGTCATATTGGCATGTGAGTAAATTAAAACTAGACATATCAGAAGCCGAAGATGGTTGATGACCAAGAACTAAACAAATGACAGAAGCATCAAAATGAACTAAAACTCCTTGGACATACACATCTCTTCTAGAATCTAAGAACTTAGAGGACACATGTGCGTAGAATTCTTGAAATGGTAAGATTGAACATGAGAGGATGAGAGTTTACCTTATAAAGTTTGTATCTCTCTATGAGATCATCAAAGAGGATTGCATCTGCAATAGGAAGATCATCCCAGACAATTCTTCATTCAGAGACCACTTGCCACACTACCATGATTTCAAAGAACTTCTTGGCACAAGTGGTTGGAAAACCATTGGAGGTTTTGTCCTCATCTTCTCTCGCAGTTTGACAGCGagttttctagcaaaattgagaACTGGTGTGATGGAGTGATAGCCGACTCAAGGACATGATTGGTAAAAGTTTCTTGGCGAAATTGATCGGAGTTTGATAGAAGATAAGGTACACGAACTAAAACCAACAGCACCAATGAAGGTGAAACTAAAAACCTAGTAGGGCTTGAGAGGATAGATGCCTAGGATAATGTGAAACAATTTAAACCGTAGAGATGTTACCAACGATTGAGATTTGGAAGGTTAAAACATAAAGTGCAAAGATGGAAATACCCTTAATGATAATCACTTTTCTAATGAGTTCTAACGAATGGACAGAACAAAGCAAACTCCCATTTTGAGAACAATTTTGCTGCCTTAAGCAATGAATCCCAAAGAAAACCACACTCAAACCAATAAATAACACAAAAGATGAGCACAATCTAGGCACCATTAAGCTACAACTAATTAGACATTTATCACAGAGAACATAGATGAAAACAACTCCAATATCTATGTTTCCAAACAAAAGAGCTAAACTCAATTAAAGACTTGAAAGGAAATATGATATGCAGTACTATAGACACAAGTTTTCAAAGTCATAATGGATAGTAAAGAACAGAATAACACAAGTTCATACTGCAACCATGATGTGTCAAGGTATGGGAATGAGATTGGAGATGGCCATCTTTAAACCAAAACTTCATTCCACTAGACTCACAGTTAATTTGAAGGCTAACTGAACTTTTAATAATCCATTAAGTTCAAGAAACAATACTTGGAACATAAATTGAGCAAAAGagtaaaacacaaaactaggtgCAATGGAAAGCCAAAGCCAAATGAAACTTTAAGATGGCATATAGAAGTAA carries:
- the LOC139188546 gene encoding uncharacterized protein, whose translation is MSKEISGSVIHCKDARQMWLDLQERFSHVNIVQLFHIENEIHDCVQKSMTVSSYFTKLKSLWDEHDALVSIPACRCETKREITSYVETQKTMKFLMGLNDLYAIVRSSTLLLEPLPTVNKAYTLVLRHEKQAEVSNGKHTVQPEVAVFAVKGVGCDTELDDGGPRCGKCNKTNHVTKNCRAHLKCTLCD